The Nitrospiria bacterium DNA segment ATGATTTTCGGTCTTTTCTTTTTGGCATCCCATGTTTATGGGCAGGAATTTGCGGTAGAAAAACTCCAGAAATCCCCCCGGCACAATGAATGGGTAAAAGTTCCCTCTAAAGACAGGACCATTCATAGCTTTGTGGCATACCCAGAGAAACAAGAAAAAAGTTTAGCAGTCATTGTGATCCATGAAAATCGGGGTCTTACAGACTGGGTCAGAAGTTTCACGGACCAACTGGCGGCGGCAGGCTACATTGCCATTGCCCCCGACCTATTATCGGGCTTCGATAACCAACACACCCAAACACGCGATTTTAAAAATTCCGACCAGGCCCGTGATGCGATATACGAACTGAAACCCGACCGGATCACACAAGACCTTCAAGCCGTCCAGGAGTTTATTTCCAAAGTCCCGGGCTCCAATGGAAAAGTAGTGGTGGCCGGGTTTTGTTGGGGAGGGTCACAAACCTTTCGTTTTGCAACCCATTCCCCCACCCTTTCAGCAGCTCTTGTGTTTTATGGAACAGCGCCAACCTCCGAGGAGAGCATCCGAGCAATTTCCGCACCGGTTTACGGGTTTTATGGTAAAAAGGATCAACGGGTTAACGCAACGATTGCAGACACGCAAAAATTAATGGAGAAATACGCTCGAATTTATGACGTGGGAATTTACAAAGGGGCAAGCCATGCGTTTATGAGATATGGCGATGACCCCGAAGGCTCCCCTGAAAACAAAAAAGCCCGAAATGATTCATGGACTCGAATCAAAACCATTTTATCGAAAATCCAGTAAATAAAAATTTCCTTTTAAAACCCAACCCAATAAGCGAGCCAATGGATAAAAACTCATTTCAACGAGCGGTTGAAGCAAAACAACTTGATCAAATTGTGGGCACATTTGCAGAAAATGCGGTCCTCAACAGCCCGGTAAGCTTTAAACCAATCAAGGGACGTCCGGCAATCCGTCAGCTTTTAACCATCCTTTTAAAGGTTTTTCAAGAATTTCGATATACTGATCAGCTCAAATCCAACGATGGAACCCTCGGCCTGGTTTTCCATGCAAAAATTGGGAACCGCCAAATCGAAGGGCTGGATCTTTTACGGTTTGATGAAAAAGGTTTTATCCGGGAATTGACTGTAATGGTACGCCCCCGATCGGCCATTGAAGCACTTCAAAAAGAGGTTGGGTCCCTTTTAGCACCATAAAAACAGACCCCTCTATTCGAACACACTGATATTAGTTTTTTAAAAAAATATGATTAAGTCATTGACCTATCAAAAAAAATCAGTTATACCTACAATCCAGCAAAGAACAGAACTTTCTACGCCTCTAAAGCGTTAGCTGTTTTTCGGATCAAGGACACCTTTAAAAGGAGATCAACGTGAATATATTTGTAGGAAATTTGGCCCGCGATGTCTCACAAGAAGATTTGCTGAAGGCTTTTGAGGAATTTGGCGCGGTCAACTCAGCGAATATCATTAAAGACAAATTTAGTGGGGAATCAAGAGGTTTTGGATTTGTAGAGATGTCCTCTCAAGCCGAGGCCAAGGCGGCCATCGAAGGCCTAAATGGAAAAGAGCTAAAGGGAAGAACACTCAACGTTAATGAGGCCCAGCCCAAATCAGATAATCGACGCGGCGGTAGATCCGGACCTGGTGGTGGTGGTCGTGGAGGCGGTGGTGGTCGTGGTGGCGGTGGTGGTGGCAGGGGAGGTCGGGGGCGTTTCTAACCCAACCCTAAAAGCTTAAGTGAATACCCCCTCATTTTCCCGTCTGAAAAAAATGAGGGGGATTAATCAAAGCCTTTCTTGGGGCTAAGGACCCTTCCATTTCTAAAGAGGTTTTTCCGTCCATTTGGGGAATGGAAACCGACATCGGAGAATTTAAGATCGGCCATTCCCCTTTAACAATGTTAGAAGGGCTGTCCCCTTCAAACCCCAAATACCCATATTTCCCGTAGTGAATTATCTTCCGCCCCAGGCCAGGAATGGCTTTATCATTTTCGGTTCCCACCCAGGTCATTGCCAAATTTGGGTTGGTGGGATGGTGGGAAACCAAAACAATAGTGTGTTGGTCTTTCCTAAGTTTTGCCTTGGGAAGGAATACCTCTAAGGCGTTAAAAGAAACAGAATAATCCGAAATACTTTTTATCATTGCAGACCGGAACCGATTTTCCCATCCGAAAATCCAAAGGGTTCGATCATGAGGAAGTTGATCGATTTCAGAATCCCATTTCATTTCAATTTTGCCAGGGCGTGATTTTTTCCATGATTCTGCAAGTTGCTGAAATCCTTTCCTGATTTTTTTCTCAGACCGGGATGGAAGAAGAATAATGCTGTTTTCCCCGCCATAGGCCAAAGACAAAGAAGGAGGAACCTCCTTTCGGTCCAGCCGGCGAAACACATCAAATTCAGGATCCACCTCAATCCTGAGAGGAAGATGTTCAAAACCAAATTCAAATTTCACCTGTTTTTGGTCCATTAAAATAGTGGTTTGAAACGCTTTTTTTTCCCCTTTCAAATATACTGCAATAGGAATAAGTAGCCGATAGACAGGTTCCGGTTGGGTCTGCTCCAAAACTGCGCGGAGATAAAATTGATCTCCTTCGGCGCGTAAATTTACGCCATGGATTTTGATAACCGGTGATCCAGTCCGCTTCACCCACTGGTCCAGTTCGAAGGATAAATCCTCCCCAGAAACACCGGAAAAGAATTTTTGAAGGTTTTGAAAGGTCGCCCGCTGAAACCGGTGGGCATGATAAAATTTTTGCAAACCTTGAATGAAATTTTTATCCCCCAATTGTAGGCGAAGCATATGAAAAAACATAAGGGTTTTTCCATATCCTATCGCTTGCGATAACGAACCATGACGGGCCCGAAACTGAATCAAAGGAAAATCCCTCCCCTCATGAACATAATCCGTGTAATTTTGTAAAATAGACCGACGATACCCCACTGCACTCCCTCTTTGCTCATGAATCAGATGATCGGCCAGATAAGTGGTCAACCCCTCACTCCAATTGCCTTGTTCAAAATCCACAAACACGCCATTTCCCCACCAGTTATGCAGAATTTCATGCGGATAAGAGGAATGAAGAATAAACGGTAAACGGATGACCGTAGGCCCTAAAAGGGTAAAGGAAGGCATCCCATACCCCGTTTCCCAAAAATTTTCCACCAGGGCAAATTTTGAATAGGGATAAGCACCCAACAGGTTGCTATACATTTCTAAGTATTGCCCCGTAGTTTCCAAATAAGTGTTGGCTAAATACTCATCCGGACTCCTGAGAAATACCAGGGCTTTAACCTGTCCAAAATCTTTTGAATATTGGGTAAACTTTCCTCCAATCAGGTAAATCTCTTCTTGGGGTTCGGGGGATTCCCACTGCACGCGAAAAACATTTTTCTTTCCCTTTTGAAGGACCTGTTTTCCTTGGCTGACAAAACCCCAATCCTCGGGGGCACTCACCTCTAAGGAAAAAGATAGGAAAACTTCTCCGAAATGGGGATACCAAAAACTGGTTCCAGCCAAATAAATTCCTTCCTCTGAAATCAGCCCGGGGGTTTGAGGAGAACTTTGGGCATCCGCTTCACTCAACCGGGAAATGGGATGTTTGATTTCACCGGTATATTCCAAAACAAAAGAATTTGTGCCTGGGGGTAACTTTACCGAGAAAA contains these protein-coding regions:
- a CDS encoding dienelactone hydrolase family protein, with translation MRIYFMIFGLFFLASHVYGQEFAVEKLQKSPRHNEWVKVPSKDRTIHSFVAYPEKQEKSLAVIVIHENRGLTDWVRSFTDQLAAAGYIAIAPDLLSGFDNQHTQTRDFKNSDQARDAIYELKPDRITQDLQAVQEFISKVPGSNGKVVVAGFCWGGSQTFRFATHSPTLSAALVFYGTAPTSEESIRAISAPVYGFYGKKDQRVNATIADTQKLMEKYARIYDVGIYKGASHAFMRYGDDPEGSPENKKARNDSWTRIKTILSKIQ
- a CDS encoding nuclear transport factor 2 family protein, which encodes MDKNSFQRAVEAKQLDQIVGTFAENAVLNSPVSFKPIKGRPAIRQLLTILLKVFQEFRYTDQLKSNDGTLGLVFHAKIGNRQIEGLDLLRFDEKGFIRELTVMVRPRSAIEALQKEVGSLLAP
- a CDS encoding M1 family aminopeptidase — protein: MTLLRSLFLYLFILLALFHPGQLFGKDLIHHDFRVELKPEKGEICVEDTISLPQRLIQTNGTTIKFILHKGLKPKSMTPNVVLKSTENASSPKIEGSFPGVGLGDLVPLNFFSVKLPPGTNSFVLEYTGEIKHPISRLSEADAQSSPQTPGLISEEGIYLAGTSFWYPHFGEVFLSFSLEVSAPEDWGFVSQGKQVLQKGKKNVFRVQWESPEPQEEIYLIGGKFTQYSKDFGQVKALVFLRSPDEYLANTYLETTGQYLEMYSNLLGAYPYSKFALVENFWETGYGMPSFTLLGPTVIRLPFILHSSYPHEILHNWWGNGVFVDFEQGNWSEGLTTYLADHLIHEQRGSAVGYRRSILQNYTDYVHEGRDFPLIQFRARHGSLSQAIGYGKTLMFFHMLRLQLGDKNFIQGLQKFYHAHRFQRATFQNLQKFFSGVSGEDLSFELDQWVKRTGSPVIKIHGVNLRAEGDQFYLRAVLEQTQPEPVYRLLIPIAVYLKGEKKAFQTTILMDQKQVKFEFGFEHLPLRIEVDPEFDVFRRLDRKEVPPSLSLAYGGENSIILLPSRSEKKIRKGFQQLAESWKKSRPGKIEMKWDSEIDQLPHDRTLWIFGWENRFRSAMIKSISDYSVSFNALEVFLPKAKLRKDQHTIVLVSHHPTNPNLAMTWVGTENDKAIPGLGRKIIHYGKYGYLGFEGDSPSNIVKGEWPILNSPMSVSIPQMDGKTSLEMEGSLAPRKALINPPHFFQTGK